Proteins from a genomic interval of Rosa chinensis cultivar Old Blush chromosome 2, RchiOBHm-V2, whole genome shotgun sequence:
- the LOC112186209 gene encoding DNA repair protein RAD51 homolog produces MEQQRTVQQQDEVEEMQHGPVPVEQLQASGIASLDVKKLKDAGLCTVESVAYSPRKDLLQIKGISEAKVDKIIEAASKLVPLGFTSASQLHAQRLEIIQITSGSRELDKILEGGIETGSITEIYGEFRSGKTQLCHTLCVTCQLPLDQGGGEGKAMYIDAEGTFRPQRLLQIAERFGLNGADVLENVAYARAYNTDHQSRLLLEAASMMVETRFALMIVDSATALYRTDFSGRGELSARQMHLAKFLRSLQKLADEFGVAVVITNQVVAQVDGSALFAGPQIKPIGGNIMAHASTTRLAVRKGRGEERICKVISSPCLAEAEARFQISPEGVTDVKD; encoded by the exons ATGGAGCAACAGAGAACGGTTCAGCAGCAAGATGAGGTCGAAGAAATGCAGCACGGCCCTGTTCCCGTCGAGCAGCTTCAG GCATCAGGCATTGCTTCCCTTGATGTGAAGAAGCTCAAAGATGCGGGTCTTTGCACAGTTGAATCTGTTGCTTACTCACCAAGGAAAGATCTTCTGCAAATCAAAGGAATCAGTGAAGCTAAAGTTGACAAGATCATTGAAGCAG CCTCCAAACTGGTGCCTTTGGGTTTTACTAGTGCTAGTCAGCTTCATGCTCAGAGACTCGAAATCATTCAAATCACTTCTGGATCAAGAGAACTTGATAAGATATTGGAGG GAGGAATCGAGACTGGATCTATTACTGAGATATATGGTGAGTTCCGCTCCGGAAAGACTCAGCTGTGCCACACACTTTGTGTCACTTGCCAA CTCCCATTAGATCAAGGAGGTGGTGAGGGAAAAGCAATGTACATTGATGCTGAGGGTACATTCAGGCCTCAGAGACTCTTACAGATAGCAGAGAG GTTTGGACTCAACGGTGCTGATGTTTTGGAAAACGTTGCCTATGCTAGAGCATATAACACTGATCATCAATCAAGGCTCCTGCTTGAAGCAGCTTCAATGATGGTAGAAACAAG GTTTGCTCTCATGATAGTAGACAGTGCCACAGCCCTCTACAGAACAGATTTCTCCGGAAGAGGAGAACTCTCAGCACGGCAGATGCATCTTGCAAAATTTCTCCGGAGTCTTCAGAAGTTAGCAGATGAG TTTGGTGTGGCTGTTGTTATCACAAATCAAGTAGTTGCACAAGTGGATGGTTCTGCACTCTTTGCTGGGCCTCAAATTAAGCCTATTGGTGGTAACATCATGGCCCACGCCTCTACGACAAG GCTTGCTGTCCGGAAGGGAAGAGGGGAGGAGCGCATTTGTAAAGTAATCAGCTCTCCTTGTCTGGCTGAAGCAGAAGCACGGTTTCAGATATCTCCAGAAGGCGTCACGGATGTGAAGGACTAA
- the LOC112188312 gene encoding conserved oligomeric Golgi complex subunit 3: MASKPGVQRSGAISKGYNFASHWEQNAPLTEQQQAAIANLSHAVAERPLPPNLAQDRMSEQQNGLSVSTKGSSFGLEHSAAMEAILVNTNQFYKWFTDLESALKSETEEKYRHYVDTLMERIQICDGILQQVDDTLDLFNELQLQHQAVVTKTKTLHDACDRLLIEKQRLIEFSEALRSKLNYFDELENIATNFYSPNMNVLNENFLPLLKRLDDCISYVESNPQYAESSVYLLKFRQLQSRALGMIRSHVLAILTGASSQVQAAIRSSGGSKASVSEGVEASVIYVRFKAVASELKPVLEEIESRASRKEYTQIPAKCHKLYCEQRLSLVRGIVHQRISEFAKKEALPSLTRSGCAYLMQVCQLEHQLFDHFFPSSAEDVSSLAPLIDPLSTYLYDTLRPKLIHETNIDSLCELVDILKVEVLGEQLSRRSESLAGLRPTLERILADVHERLTFRARTCIRDEVTNYLPLDEDLDYPAKLEKAATDELETTSDDENLVFKTWYPPLEKTLSCLSKLYRCLEPEVFTGLAQEVVEVCSISIQKASKLIAKRSWPMDGQLFVIKHLLILREKIAPFDIEFSVTHKELDFSHLLEHLRRILRGQASLFDWSRTTSLARTLSPRVLESQIDAKKELEKSLKATCEEFIVSVTKLVVDPMLSFVTKVTAVKVAMSGSQNQKVELVMAKPLKDQAFATPDKVAELVQKVTTAIHQELPMVTRKMKLYLQNSSTRAILFKPIQTNIMEAHVQVQSLLKAEYSPEEIQEMIKMPSIWKWGRYKEESWGCILIPNCSEFSTTIWKASTTKFGGI, translated from the exons ATGGCGAGTAAGCCCGGCGTTCAGAGATCCGGAGCTATTTCCAAGGGCTACAACTTCGCATCTCACTGGGAACAG AACGCGCCGTTAACGGAGCAGCAACAAGCGGCGATTGCAAACCTCTCTCACGCCGTCGCAGAGCGACCGTTGCCGCCCAATTTG GCACAAGATCGAATGTCGGAGCAGCAGAATGGCCTGTCAGTCTCCACCAAGGGCAGCTCTTTTGGCTTGGAACACTCTGCTGCTATGGAAGCCATTCTTGTCAATACGAATCAG TTCTATAAATGGTTTACGGATCTTGAATCGGCCTTGAAGTCCGAG aCAGAGGAGAAGTATCGCCACTATGTAGACACATTGATGGAGCGCATACAGATATGTGATGGTATCCTTCAGCAG GTGGATGATACTCTAGACTTGTTTAATGAACTACAACTGCAGCACCAGGCAGTAGTAACAAAGACTAAAACTCTTCATGATGCGTGCGACCGACTG TTGATAGAAAAGCAACGACTGATTGAATTTTCAGAAGCACTCCGCAGTAAGCTCAACTACTTTGATGAATTGGAGAAT ATTGctacaaatttttattctccaAACATGAATGTTCTAAATGAGAACTTTCTCCCTCTGCTCAAACGACTTGATGATTGCATATC GTATGTTGAAAGCAATCCGCAATATGCCGAATCCAGTGTTTACCTACTCAAATTTCGCCAACTGCAG TCTCGAGCCTTGGGCATGATTCGTTCACATGTACTTGCAATTCTTACAGGTGCTTCTTCTCAG GTACAGGCAGCTATCAGAAGCAGTGGTGGCAGCAAAGCTTCTGTTTCTGAGGGTGTAGAAGCATCTGTTATATATGTCCGTTTCAAGGCAGTAGCAAGTGAG CTTAAACCAGTGCTGGAGGAAATTGAAAGCAGAGCATCAAGGAAAGAATATACTCAGATCCCTGCAAAATGTCACAAGCTATACTGCGAACAACGCCTTTCCTTG GTAAGAGGTATAGTACATCAAAGAATATCTGAATTCGCCAAGAAAGAGGCGTTGCCATCATTGACTAGATCTGGATGTGCATATCTAATGCAG GTCTGTCAGCTTGAGCACCAACTTTTTGACCACTTTTTCCCATCTTCCGCAGAGGACGTTTCAAGTTTGGCTCCATTGATAGATCCTCT GTCTACATATTTATACGACACACTACGGCCAAAGCTTATTCATGAAACAAATATTGATTCTCTTTGCGAACTTGTTGATATATTGAAAGTTGAAGTCCTAGGTGAACAGTTAAGTCGGCGGAGTGAATCATTAGCTGGCCTACGTCCTACACTGGAGAGAATTCTTGCTGATGTTCACGAGAGGTTGACTTTCCGTGCTCGAACCTGTATTCGTGATGAGGTGA CAAATTATTTACCCTTGGACGAAGATTTGGATTACCCTGCAAAGCTGGAAAAAGCTGCGACAGATGAACTTGAAACTACTTCT GATGATGAAAACCTCGTTTTTAAGACCTGGTATCCACCTCTAGAGAAAACACTATCTTGTCTGTCAAAGCTGTATCGCtgcttagaacctgaagttttCACTGGTTTAGCACAG GAAGTTGTCGAAGTTTGTTCAATATCTATTCAG AAAGCTAGTAAACTCATTGCAAAGAGATCATGGCCAATGGATGGTCAGCTCTTCGTCATAAAGCATCTTCTTATCTTAAGGGAGAAG ATTGCACCTTTCGATATTGAGTTTTCTGTTACACACAAGGAGCTTGATTTCTCGCACTTGCTG GAGCATCTACGGCGGATTCTTAGAGGTCAAGCCTCTCTATTTGACTGGTCCAGGACAACTTCACTGGCAAGAACCTTATCTCCCCGTGTTTTGGAAAGTCAAATAGATGCCAAGAAG GAACTGGAGAAAAGCCTAAAAGCCACTTGTGAGGAGTTCATTGTGTCGGTCACTAAGCTAGTTGTGGATCCTATGCTTTCATTTGTTACCAAG GTCACAGCTGTGAAAGTTGCAATGTCAGGCAGCCAGAATCAAAAGGTAGAGTTGGTTATGGCTAAACCACTCAAAGATCAAGCTTTTGCAACTCCAGATAAAGTAGCTGAACTTGTTCAAAAG GTAACCACTGCTATTCACCAAGAGTTACCAATGGTAACGAGGAAAATGAAGCTTTATCTGCAGAACTCATCAACACGGGCAATTCTATTCAAACCAATACA GACAAATATTATGGAAGCCCATGTACAAGTACAGTCCCTGCTAAAGGCTGAGTATTCACCTGAAGAAATACAAGAAATGATAAAGATGCCGTCTATTTGGAAGTGGGGGAGATACAAGGAGGAGAGCTGGGGGTGCATTCTTATCCCAAATTGCAGTGAATTTTCCACAACTATTTGGAAGGCTTCTACTACCAAGTTTGGTGGGATATGA
- the LOC112183633 gene encoding thiol protease SEN102, with protein sequence MALIVSEKPLDIGMSVITIMLGTWQYICMALGSQGTIGGGYPNRGFEYAAEHAINRENSYPIIGRNQPCKGKLERNPYVQISGYMNIPPNNEKYCIFVAEQPTVAGMEVTETFYIDYKYGIYTDKNRECGILPMDNRTYHAVTIVGNRTEDDTNNWLVKNSLGLGLGVKMDISEFKEMWMSQVVFARLQDGLPNHKSVINYYIL encoded by the coding sequence ATGGCTCTCATTGTTTCAGAGAAACCTCTTGACATAGGAATGTCGGTCATCACCATCATGCTCGGGACTTGGCAGTATATATGTATGGCGTTGGGGAGCCAGGGCACAATCGGGGGTGGTTATCCAAATCGGGGGTTTGAATATGCAGCGGAGCACGCAATCAACCGGGAGAACAGTTACCCAATCATCGGTAGGAACCAACCATGCAAAGGCAAATTGGAAAGAAATCCTTATGTGCAGATAAGTGGTTACATGAACATACCACCAAATAATGAAAAATATTGTATTTTTGTGGCTGAACAACCGACTGTAGCCGGAATGGAGGTCACCGAGACATTTtacattgattacaaatatgGTATCTACACCGATAAAAATAGAGAATGTGGAATATTACCGATGGATAATCGTACCTACCATGCTGTTACAATCGTAGGGAATAGGACAGAAGATGACACAAACAACTGGTTAGTGAAGAATTCTTTGGGGCTCGGACTGGGGGTGAAGATGGATATTTCCGAATTCAAAGAAATGTGGATGAGCCAAGTGGTATTTGCGAGATTGCAGGATGGCCTTCCTAACCATAAATCAGTCATTAATTACTATATTCTCTAG